From Impatiens glandulifera chromosome 7, dImpGla2.1, whole genome shotgun sequence:
CCAAAACTTTCCGGTATACTTCCGGTGATCGAATTCATTGAAGCATCAATTATCTGAAGCTGCTCACAGTTCCCGAGCTCAATCGGAATCGTCCCCACGATATTATTCTGCCAAAGCAACAACGTCTGGAGATTCTTCAGATTCCCAAGCCTACTTGGGATCGAACCAGTAAGTCCATTTTCATATAAGTAAATGCTCTGTAAAGAGACGCAGTCGCCGAGCTCCGGTGGTATCTGGCCGGAGAGAAGAGCAGTGTAAAGAGCAATTGTCTCCAACTTTCTCAACCGGCCAAGACTGACAGGTAAGAACCCAGAAATACTAGTTTCAGCAAGTCCAATCATTACTAAATTAGTACAATTCCCAATCTCTTCAGGAACAGACCCTTGAAGGTTTTTATTTCCGCCGGCGCGTATCACTTCAAGCTGTTGTAATCTTCCAATGGTGATCGGAATAAACCCACTAAGCTGATTATCATAAAGAATAAGCCATCTCAAGCTCGTTAAATTACCAATTTCAATCGGAATTGAACCTTCTAGCCGATTCGAATTAAGATATAACTCTTCGAGTTTCAACAATCCGCAAATATCAGAAGGGATTTCACCGTTCAAGGCATTGTCACTCAAATCGAGATTTTTAAGCTGTTGAAGAGACGCGATCTCTGGAGGGATTAAACCGGTGAGGTTCGTCCCGGTTAGAATAAGCTTAGTAAGAGAAGATGAAAAGGAAGAGAGATTGGACGGGACATTTCCAAGTAAATCTATATCTCTCAAATTGATCTCAATAACTTCACCTGCATAATTACAGGAAATTCCAAACCATTTACAAGGGGTTTGATGGGTTGAGTCCCAATTGGAAAGAGAATCGATGGAGCCATTAAGGGTTTGTTTCCAAGAGAGAAGAGCTTCCCCTTGTGGGTTGACGGAGATGATGGTGGTTAGATGATGAGtaagaaggagaaggaggaaGAGAGAGATGGTAGGATTGGAAATGGGGGAAGGCCATGGAATAATTACAGGCATTAGAAGAGAAAGAAGTTATAAATGGGTTTTACAAATTCCAATGAAATGAAAGAGGCACAGAAAGCTGAGGAGATGGAGTGATGAATGAGGATATCGATGagcttctttcttcttcttcttgttcttcagtagaagaagaagcagcCGCCTTGGGAGATACAAATGTTGAAtatagaagagagagaaagaaccAAAATCATGTTTTGTGGgctattttaaataagaaaaaaagtgaacatttttaaaaaaaataaggagaTGCTCCCTCCTCCTTCTCATCCTCCCACCCAGAATCTCTGGATCCAAGAAACACAGCTAGCCATGATGTCCTTTCTCTCCtttagagagaggagagagaaaaagttGGGCTCTGAATGTGTAGCAGCACAGAATCAACAGTAAAAAGATATATTGGAAATTTGAGACCCTGTTTGATCTCATgtaaattattgaaattttagattatttgaatcaaaatgattttttttctcttcaactccatacaaaaaaatcattttttttaagctTAGACAAGAAGAGTGTTAAAGAGTATAAGTAAACTAGACTAGCATTTTCATTAGTAGTTTGTGTGTTTCAAAATATCCGTAGGTTGTCTGTTAGAAACTTAGAAATCAGTTGGAATAGttcaatttaaacattaaaaaattaataaatataataaattaactaataaaaaatatatataataagatacCCACCAAAATGGCTCAATGGAAAGAGTTGActtaagagattaaaatgtcacggattcaattttcatttaaagtCATAAAAGTGAGAGTGTCGTATTAATTCTCATAtacgaaataataaatatatgtgtcaagatttaaattcttaaaaaaaaatggtattcATCATTTACCATTatgctaaaaaaatatttatttaaaaaaatatttaaaaaaaaatatgtagagAACTTATGTGTCATCTTTTCGTTTGATCGAAAATGTAATATCAtagagaattttaaaattttcaatcaaatgaaaagatgacaCGTCATttctttacatatttttgttaatactttctcgctctctatcatttctctctatattatataaacgGTCAATTAAAGCGATTATAATCGGTCAATTAAAGCGATTATAATCGGTATAGAAAATTATAAGCATATCAGAATTCAATCGATTTTTCatcgaatatatatatagttggttttttattatataaactgTCAACAAAATCGACTATAATCGGTatagaaaattataaacatatCCGAACTTGGTTCAATCGATTTTTCATCGTCtcgatttaattttttcattttagttGAGAATCAATACTAGGAAATTCTTAAAATGAATCTCAATGTTAGTGATAAAACAtgctatattaattaatgaattaaaatgagAGAATTACAAGAAGTGAAGTTTGATGAGTTCACATGGGTGGGGGGTTAAAGTTATTTGGGGACAAGTTAGCTTTTTTGTACTTCCTTTTGCTGCCTTCTATTTTTACCAACTGTAACCATCAATGGAAAGATGCTCTAACAATTTCATACTTCCATGCCTTTTGTCAACTATGTCCCACACACACAACTccttttttcccttttttcaGGTTACTAATTATTACCCATAACACTACCCtgaattttaatcaaataagttGAAAACTGTTGATAAATCTCATATCATTTACCTACCTATATATGAATTAGGGTTGTAATGGTTTAACTTTCTCAATATACTCCAATTTTTAAGAACCCTATATTAGAATGATACTATATATTCAATTACCTACTAcctcttatttttcttcaagTGAATTTGGATCTGATGAGGTAATTGATTGGATCTGGatcaaatgaattaattaattaattaatttttttactttttccttGGTGTGATCCATGTCACAAAACTGCAGATCTATGACACCCACTACCCACATAAggtaataataaaacaatatttgatgcctaattatatatttatatatttatttatggaCTATTGAGTATGGTCATGGACCCTATTAATTGTATTTACTTAGTGCCAATTCAACACAACTCATGTGCATGACAGCATATATAATGTCAGGTCAAGACATTTCTATTATTCAAATATCCCACCCATCATTGTagatcaatcaaaataattctTAATCTCATTTTTAAGTTACAAGAAAATAACACAACCAAAAGAATATAATGGGCAGTTTCGATTCTCATCAATATCTTAAAATCGAGTTGTTTGCTTGGATAGAGTGGTTGAACACgtacatatatattattcaaccatatcttttttatttttcaggcAATTTTGAAAAGGATTTACTCATTTTCCATGTAAAATTTGTACTTGTGaagtaatttgttatttaaataaaattattttttcttatgatTATCATGTACAGCCAACAAAATTAGGGATTCAATTTTATGTGAAGGAAGATCGCATTGACCCACAAAATCTTgaacttatttttcttttctttctagtatataaataaaaaataaaaaataaagaatcaaGGTTGTTTATAAGTTAAAAAGCTATCACGTGATGTCGCGTGACAACAGGCCATATAATGTATTGCCTTAAGGGATAAGATAGACtaccatgttttttttttattttttattttaattaaattatcttataaGCCTTGTCTATTAGGAATATAAGCACGAGACTTAGTGTCATTGTCACATgactcatttattttattatgcatatatattataaaataaacaaacgGGTCGGTTGATATATTacctctttcatttttttttaaacttgtttGGTCAGCTTGAATTAAAGTTATTGTGGAATATTAAAGAATTGCTCATTTCAttcaaaaagataaaaataaaaaattaataatattggaATGCAGCTAGcttctctaattaatttatttatgagtaATGTTTagatttgaaaaatattgagaaaaaaagTTAATGGGAATAATGTCATTTCTTGAATTattgaaaatctaaaaattctcttttgtatttaattttcaatcttTAGAATTTCGTCAAttctcttattaaatattatttttcgcTCCCTATCATTTATCTTccttttaaaatacaaataatgtttccatatatatcaaataatggTTCCATACaaaatttctaatatatataatctcttaTGTCATTTCTAGCATAGTGACAATAAGATGTAGATATCCAAACCTCCTTTAGACTTTAGAGGTTCTGGTTTTGAATCCATCATGCGGCAAATTATGTGTTTAATTAAATTGGTAAATGTGTTGGTGGACTATATATGCTTAACCCTTGTGACCAcgttacttatattttttaaatatcttatttatttaggtatttaaataaaataatgtttttaaatctattttaattatatatatatatatatatatatatatatatattaatttttaaattcagttCACTCCAATTTGTTTTGAAACTGTgccaatatttattaaataaaaccgGATTTATGAATAATGGactttgatataatttatattatattttgtgaGAAGAGCCCAAATTGAATATTAGTCCAGCCCACGGAGAACAACCCAGTAAACCAAGTAAGGccctttttttttcaaatccatcatttaaaaaattaaaacaaaaagaaagagggcttgtttatgaataataattcatttttttaaaacccatTCGTTAAAGTTTCTTGGTAAATATTCATGAATCATGTGgttaaaattgagaatttacgtaaaatcgtagagtaaaatctagagtttacataaaatgataaaagtttaatttgtaaaaataataattttatattattattattattaagtattttatatttagtgaatttaatttttttatatatttaaatataaaattaattaaataatataaataattatatacaaaattatatttataaaattaatttatatgaataaataataactttattttttaattttaaatataattttttttaaacataaaattgtattaaactgtaaaatcgaaattatttatagactcgtaaactcgtaaaatcattttatagtaaatttaaaatcataatagtTTACCTATTTAATAGTTTACTTAAAAGCAGACTAGTTAaccttatataaaattatagaatcgtaagattttaaaaattaactcataattatattcaatctatctccaaaaaaaaacaaaaaaaaaacagttatattcaaactatcaacaaataaaaacaaatatattatatatttgttgtagataatttgaatatagatttttttttatatatattttttttaatttttttttagaaatagttTGAATATAACTAGTtagatgataattatttttagagtttgtttgatatgtTTATTTGCATGTTTTTacaatttatgaatatttttttatctctcaagtttatttttattataaataatattttattaaataattaacatcaaagCAATACCGAACCCATCTACATGTCCTCaaccttttaaaaataataatattattatttgtcaagTGAGTAGATCAACCATTTTTGTAAACCAAACTCTTGGTTTGATTACTCATAGTTTTTTttcctcttcattttctttaaatctattctatatttttttcttcatttctataaATCCACCATAATTGTAATATTTGGATAGGTACTAGACTATAGACTATAATTAGTATGTTAAGTCTCattgttttttgtttgttgAATTCTAAAAAGGAAAAGGAAGGGGAATATTCTATTGTATAGGTATAGCTGGCataaaataaaaggaagaaatgaatatataataacaagTGATAGTATTCaaatgataagataaaataaaataagaagttTGTGAGATGGTGAAATTAAAATGGAAGCTAGAGAAGATAAGATCCATTGAATGTATATAAACTGTTAAAGTAGTTTCATTAGCCGCCCCTCATGTTTTAATTAAAGCAGCCTTACTTAGTTAGAGTTTATTCCATTATCCAATActctaacatttatttatatgaaaccAAAAACACAACCTTTTCTTTCCCCTCTATATATAGGATAGTATAACATCTTTATGAATTACCATACAAACAAACTACAAGATGATCATGAGATCTTTAACAACTTGTCAATTCTGTGGCTTGTCTTTTCTCCTAATTCTTTTGGCCCTTCTTCTAAGCCCGGAGGCGCAAGGAGCCACCTTCGAGATTCGTAACAACTGCCCTTATACTGTTTGGGCTGCCGCCTCGCCTGGAGGGGGGCGTCAACTGGACCACGGTCAAGTATGGTTTCTAGATGTTGCTGCCGGAACAAAGATGGCTCGAATTTGGGGACGGACTAACTGCAACTTTGATTGGAGCGGCAGGGGTCATTGCCAGACAGGGGACTGCGGTGGGGTTCTCCAGTGCACCGGATGGGGAGTGCCTCCGAATACCTTGGCAGAGTACGCCCTGAACCAGTTCAACAACCTAGACTTTTGGGACATATCTCTCGTAGATGGATTCAATATCCCTATGGAGTTTGGCCCGACTTGGTCGGGCCAGGGGAAATGCCACCCCATCTCTTGCACAGCCAACATTAACGGGGAGTGCCCGAATGAACTCAGGACTGCGGGTGGATGCAATAATCCGTGTACAGTTTTCAGAACACCTCAATTTTGTTGCACCAACGGCCCTTGTGGAGCTACAGATTTATCGAGGTTTTTTAAAGCAAGGTGCCCGGATGCCTATAGTTATCCTCAGGATGATGCCAGTAGCACATTCACCTGCCCAGGTGGGACTAACTATAAGGTGGTGTTTTGCCCACTTGGTGCAACCAATAATAATACTAATCTTCCTCTTAAAATGTATGGATCTGAATGAAAAATTGGATAAAATAACACCAATTGTATCAGGCTAAGCTAGTCAGCTAGCCTTAATTAGGTGTCCAGATAATAAATTTCTGAATAGATTTGAATTTGGTTTCAATAAAAAATCCCTTGTA
This genomic window contains:
- the LOC124945902 gene encoding protein P21-like, giving the protein MIMRSLTTCQFCGLSFLLILLALLLSPEAQGATFEIRNNCPYTVWAAASPGGGRQLDHGQVWFLDVAAGTKMARIWGRTNCNFDWSGRGHCQTGDCGGVLQCTGWGVPPNTLAEYALNQFNNLDFWDISLVDGFNIPMEFGPTWSGQGKCHPISCTANINGECPNELRTAGGCNNPCTVFRTPQFCCTNGPCGATDLSRFFKARCPDAYSYPQDDASSTFTCPGGTNYKVVFCPLGATNNNTNLPLKMYGSE